One Cynocephalus volans isolate mCynVol1 chromosome 5, mCynVol1.pri, whole genome shotgun sequence DNA window includes the following coding sequences:
- the LOC134378969 gene encoding olfactory receptor 10C1-like — translation MSLNCSLWQDDSMAVKRFAFARFSEVTEQCFLLFTLILLMFLASLMGNALIALTIWTNPVLHTPMYFFLTNLSLLEIGYTCSVIPKMLQSLVSESRGISWEGCATQMFFFSFFGISECCLLAAMAFDRYMAICFPLHYATRMSRGTCIHLAIISWGVGCIVCLGQTNYIFSLDFCGPCEIDHFFCDLPPILALACGDTSHNEAAVFVVAILCISSPFLLIIASYGRILAAVLVMPSPEGRHKALSTCSSHLLVVTLFYGSGSVTYLRPKASHSPGTDKLLALFYTVVTSMLNPIIYSLRNKEVKAALRRTLGKRNVLTIG, via the coding sequence ATGAGCCTCAATTGCTCCTTGTGGCAGGACGACAGCATGGCCGTCAAACGCTTTGCATTTGCCAGATTCTCTGAGGTCACTGAACAGTGTTTCCTTTTATTCACCCTCATCCTACTCATGTTCTTAGCATCACTGATGGGCAATGCTCTCATAGCTCTTACTATCTGGACCAACCCAgtcctccacacccccatgtacttcttcctgacCAATTTGTCCCTCCTGGAGATTGGCTACACTTGCTCCGTCATACCTAAGATGCTACAGAGTCTTGTGAGTGAGTCACGAGGAATCTCTTGGGAGGGTTGTGCCACacagatgtttttcttttcattttttggtattaGTGAGTGCTGCCTGTTGGCAGCCATGGCTTTTGACCGCTATATGGCCATCTGTTTCCCACTCCACTACGCAACACGAATGAGTCGAGGTACGTGCATCCATTTGGCAATAATCTCTTGGGGAGTGGGATGCATAGTATGCCTGGGCCAGACCAATTACATTTTCTCCTTGGACTTCTGTGGCCCCTGTGAAATAGACCACTTCTTCTGTGACCTCCCACCCATCCTGGCACTCGCCTGTGGGGATACATCCCATAATGAGGCTGCTGTTTTTGTCGTGGCAATTCTTTGCATTTCCAGCCCATTTTTACTCATCATTGCATCCTATGGCAGGATTCTAGCTGCAGTGCTGGTCATGCCCTCACCTGAAGGCCGCCATAAGGCTCTTTCCACCTGTTCTTCTCACCTGCTCGTAGTTACACTCTTCTATGGCTCAGGGTCTGTCACCTACTTGCGACCCAAGGCTAGCCATTCACCAGGGACAGATAAACTCTTAGCCCTCTTCTATACAGTGGTGACATCCATGCTCAACCCCATCATCTATAGTTTACGGAACAAGGAAGTCAAGGCAGCTCTCCGGAGAACACTGGGCAAAAGAAATGTTTTGACTATTGGATAG
- the LOC134378968 gene encoding olfactory receptor 10C1-like: MSLNCSLWQDNSMAIKCFAFAKFSEVTEQCFLLFTLILLMFLASLMGNALIALTIRTNPVFHTPMYFFLTNLSLLEIGYTCSVIPKMLQSLVSEARGISREGCATQMFFFTFFGISECCLLAAMAFDRYMDICSPLHYATQMSRRVCVQLAIICWGVGSMVGLGQTNYIFSLDFCGPCEIDHFFCDLPPILALACGDTSHNEAAVFVVAILCISSPFLLIMASYGRILAVVLLMPSSEGRHKALSTCSSHLLVVTLFYGSASVTYLRPKASHSPGTDKLLALFYTVVTSMLNPIIYSLRNKEVKAALWRTLGKKNVLIRG, encoded by the coding sequence ATGAGCCTCAATTGCTCCTTGTGGCAGGACAACAGCATGGCCATCAAATGCTTTGCATTTGCCAAATTTTCTGAGGTCACTGAACAGTGTTTCCTTCTATTTACCCTCATCCTACTCATGTTCTTAGCATCACTGATGGGCAATGCTCTCATAGCTCTTACAATCAGGACCAACCCAGTcttccacacccccatgtacttcttcctgacCAACTTGTCCCTCCTGGAGATTGGCTACACTTGCTCTGTCATACCCAAGATGCTACAGAGTCTTGTGAGTGAGGCCCGAGGAATCTCTCGGGAGGGTTGTGCCACACAgatgtttttctttacattttttggtATCAGTGAGTGCTGCCTGTTGGCAGCCATGGCTTTTGACCGCTATATGGACATCTGTTCTCCACTCCACTATGCAACACAGATGAGTCGTCGGGTGTGTGTCCAGTTGGCAATCATTTGTTGGGGAGTGGGAAGCATGGTAGGCTTGGGCCAGACCAATTATATTTTCTCCTTGGATTTCTGTGGCCCCTGTGAAATAGACCACTTCTTCTGTGACCTCCCACCCATCCTGGCACTCGCCTGTGGGGATACGTCCCATAATGAGGCTGCGGTTTTTGTCGTGGCAATTCTTTGCATTTCCAGCCCATTTTTATTGATCATGGCATCGTATGGCAGAATTCTAGCTGTGGTGCTGCTCATGCCCTCATCTGAAGGCCGCCATAAGGCTCTCTCCACCTGTTCTTCTCACCTGCTCGTAGTAACACTCTTCTATGGCTCAGCTTCTGTCACCTATTTGCGGCCCAAGGCTAGCCATTCACCAGGAACGGATAAACTTTTAGCCCTTTTCTATACAGTGGTGACATCCATGCTGAACCCCATCATCTATAGTTTACGGAACAAGGAAgtcaaggcagctctctggaggACCCTGGGcaagaaaaatgttttgattcGTGGATAG